A genomic stretch from Deltaproteobacteria bacterium HGW-Deltaproteobacteria-2 includes:
- the purU gene encoding formyltetrahydrofolate deformylase, whose amino-acid sequence MSDVNAILLLSCADSKGIVAKISDFIFRRNGNIVHADQYTSKTDKLFFMRIEWELNGFALGRDEISAAFAPLARQFKMKWDLHFTDYMPRTAIFVSKHLHCLHDLILRRHMGELASDVEAVISNHTDARDLVEQFGLKFFHFPITDKNKKKQEAKELKLMREMNIDLVVLARYMQVLSGNFLKYYPNKIINIHHSFLPAFAGGNPYQQAYNRGVKIIGATGHYVTAQLDEGPIIAQDVIKISHRDAVDAIQRKSKDLERIVLARALRLHLENRILVYGSKTIVFE is encoded by the coding sequence ATGAGCGATGTCAATGCCATTTTACTTTTGTCTTGCGCCGACAGCAAGGGGATTGTCGCCAAAATTTCCGATTTTATTTTTCGTCGCAATGGCAATATTGTCCATGCCGATCAATATACATCCAAAACAGACAAACTTTTCTTTATGCGGATCGAATGGGAACTCAACGGATTCGCTCTTGGCCGTGATGAAATTTCTGCTGCTTTTGCGCCTTTGGCTAGACAATTTAAAATGAAATGGGATTTGCATTTTACGGATTATATGCCGCGGACGGCGATTTTTGTCTCTAAACATCTCCATTGCCTGCATGATCTTATTTTGCGCCGGCATATGGGAGAGTTGGCGTCTGACGTTGAAGCGGTAATCAGTAATCATACAGATGCCCGCGATCTGGTGGAACAATTCGGACTGAAATTTTTCCATTTCCCCATCACGGATAAGAACAAGAAAAAACAGGAAGCTAAAGAATTGAAGCTGATGAGGGAGATGAATATTGATCTGGTTGTTTTAGCGCGTTACATGCAGGTTCTCAGCGGAAATTTCCTTAAATATTATCCTAATAAGATAATCAATATTCATCATTCATTTTTGCCTGCGTTTGCCGGAGGCAATCCTTATCAGCAGGCCTATAACCGAGGTGTGAAAATTATCGGAGCAACCGGCCATTATGTGACGGCGCAACTGGACGAAGGACCCATTATCGCTCAGGACGTGATCAAGATCAGTCACCGTGACGCTGTTGATGCTATTCAGAGAAAGAGTAAGGATTTGGAAAGAATTGTGCTGGCGCGTGCTT